A single genomic interval of Tsukamurella paurometabola harbors:
- a CDS encoding roadblock/LC7 domain-containing protein, giving the protein MSGPRRPPNNRQRVEDYYGVHDTGMGSRPAPAAPPPPPTVPPAPGGPGGPAGPPPHGPPQGQVPQGPPPRRPRVIPPPEVQVAAKEAARSAAGAPPSAPGAPSNSAAEPPRTKPDPLTDPLTSETFQGVQPASDTFEAGVVGGFGYSGTTGPQAAPNPSATGFDGGFDQFAPPRFEPRAEGRTEDLWTDAAAQSAHADGETLEATFAEHHEPATETLDEPDESYIDVEVVDVEAAEPAAVADGARDRAADEPGVEEPVADAAVADAPVVDRPDVEEPGADTPDVTAPVADAPVADEAAPAAEPPADPAPPAQEATTVAEEPLGDDEPAVPEDEPAAQDSTVQEPADEPGGETAAQPAPTLPEPLAIDPFPYTQIDETYVDAETLQNLQTAQTPHEGKEPGDMTEFNESLNEAMNIDGALGVALVDAQSGMALATAGNPAEFNLEVAAAGNSALVQAMGRTLGDLDLDDHIEDILITLGTQYQIVRPINQGTDDLFLYLVLDRSRANLAMARFRLTKLAEQIEV; this is encoded by the coding sequence ATGAGCGGCCCGCGGCGACCCCCCAACAACCGGCAGCGCGTCGAGGACTACTACGGCGTGCACGACACGGGCATGGGCTCGCGCCCGGCGCCCGCGGCACCGCCCCCTCCCCCGACGGTGCCGCCGGCTCCCGGCGGGCCGGGCGGGCCGGCGGGTCCGCCGCCCCATGGGCCGCCGCAGGGACAGGTTCCGCAGGGGCCGCCGCCGCGCCGGCCGCGGGTGATCCCGCCGCCCGAGGTGCAGGTCGCCGCGAAGGAGGCGGCCCGGTCCGCCGCGGGTGCCCCGCCGTCCGCTCCGGGCGCACCGTCGAACTCGGCGGCCGAGCCGCCCCGCACCAAGCCCGACCCCCTGACGGACCCGCTCACCTCGGAGACCTTCCAGGGGGTGCAGCCCGCCTCGGACACGTTCGAGGCGGGAGTCGTCGGCGGCTTCGGCTACAGCGGGACGACGGGGCCGCAGGCTGCGCCGAACCCGTCCGCGACCGGCTTCGACGGCGGCTTCGACCAGTTCGCGCCGCCCCGGTTCGAGCCCCGCGCCGAGGGCCGCACCGAGGACCTGTGGACCGATGCCGCGGCGCAGTCCGCGCATGCGGACGGCGAGACCCTCGAGGCCACGTTCGCCGAGCATCACGAGCCGGCGACGGAGACGCTGGACGAGCCCGACGAGTCGTACATCGACGTCGAGGTCGTGGACGTCGAGGCGGCCGAGCCGGCCGCCGTGGCCGACGGTGCGCGCGACCGCGCGGCCGACGAGCCGGGCGTGGAGGAGCCCGTCGCGGACGCGGCGGTGGCGGACGCACCCGTGGTGGACCGGCCGGACGTGGAGGAACCCGGCGCGGACACCCCGGACGTGACGGCCCCGGTCGCGGATGCGCCCGTCGCGGACGAGGCCGCGCCGGCCGCCGAGCCCCCCGCGGATCCCGCACCCCCGGCCCAGGAGGCCACGACGGTCGCCGAGGAGCCGCTCGGCGACGACGAGCCGGCCGTGCCGGAGGACGAGCCGGCCGCGCAGGATTCGACCGTGCAGGAACCGGCGGACGAACCGGGCGGGGAGACGGCCGCGCAGCCGGCGCCGACGCTGCCGGAGCCGCTGGCGATCGACCCGTTCCCGTACACGCAGATCGATGAGACCTACGTCGACGCGGAGACGCTGCAGAATCTCCAGACCGCGCAGACTCCGCACGAGGGGAAGGAACCCGGTGACATGACCGAATTCAACGAGTCCCTGAACGAAGCCATGAACATCGACGGCGCGCTGGGCGTGGCCCTGGTCGACGCGCAGAGCGGCATGGCCCTGGCGACGGCCGGCAACCCGGCGGAGTTCAACCTCGAGGTCGCGGCGGCGGGCAACTCGGCGCTGGTGCAGGCGATGGGCCGCACGCTGGGCGATCTGGACCTCGACGATCACATCGAGGACATCCTCATCACCCTCGGCACGCAGTACCAGATCGTGCGCCCCATCAACCAGGGCACCGACGACCTGTTCCTCTACCTGGTGCTCGACCGCTCGCGCGCCAACCTCGCGATGGCCCGCTTCCGCCTGACCAAGCTCGCGGAGCAGATCGAGGTCTGA
- the deoD gene encoding purine-nucleoside phosphorylase, which produces MPTPHNSAAPGDYAPAVLMPGDPRRARRIAETLFDDARLVNEVRGMEAYTGTVGGRPISVMGSGMGMPTMTIYATELYREYGVRRIVRVGTSGGFQDDLALGDVIVATAAHTDSAINAPRIPGVTFAPAASYPLLRAAVDAADRAGTPVRVGPVFSSDHFYLARPGLHEGLRDHGVLGVDMETAALYAVAAAEGGEALTVLTVSDHLFREEAMPSEDREKSFAAAAHIALEAAFS; this is translated from the coding sequence ATGCCGACCCCGCACAACTCCGCCGCCCCCGGCGACTACGCGCCCGCCGTCCTCATGCCGGGCGACCCGCGCCGCGCCCGCCGCATCGCCGAGACACTGTTCGACGACGCCCGCCTCGTCAACGAGGTGCGCGGCATGGAGGCGTACACGGGCACCGTCGGCGGCCGGCCGATCTCGGTGATGGGCTCCGGCATGGGCATGCCGACGATGACCATCTACGCGACCGAGCTGTACCGCGAGTACGGGGTGCGGCGGATCGTCCGGGTCGGCACGTCGGGCGGCTTCCAGGACGATCTCGCGCTCGGCGACGTGATCGTCGCGACCGCCGCGCACACCGATTCCGCGATCAACGCCCCGCGCATCCCGGGCGTGACGTTCGCGCCCGCCGCGTCGTACCCGCTGCTCCGCGCGGCGGTGGACGCCGCGGACCGGGCCGGGACGCCGGTGCGGGTGGGCCCCGTGTTCTCCTCGGATCACTTCTACCTGGCGCGACCGGGCCTGCACGAGGGCCTGCGCGACCACGGCGTCCTCGGCGTCGACATGGAGACCGCCGCGCTCTACGCCGTCGCCGCCGCGGAGGGCGGTGAGGCCCTGACGGTGCTCACGGTGAGCGACCACCTCTTCCGCGAGGAGGCCATGCCGTCCGAGGACCGCGAGAAGAGCTTCGCCGCAGCCGCGCACATCGCCCTCGAGGCCGCCTTCAGCTGA
- a CDS encoding septum formation family protein: MADDTETQPVPADETGRAGALTVRAVLAAVIVGALAIGAGLYFTGAFEPKNEEKAPRLAAAGTTLARSKPGTCLTWDKDPTTMAPVDCLQPHKFEVAGAPARTLPENAPYPTQSVIAAQRDQLCPPVVTEYLGTRLDPKGRFQMGLLAPGEKAWESGDRTMRCGIQVSDATGQAQEVQGKVVNQDKSLTWPPGTCIGLDDRGQLTGPVACARPHAFEVTAVIDMRQAFPDASWPTERQQEDYLSRICPSRTTGWFGSQDGLRKSGLQLAWNKLSQPSWTAGSRSVICFLASSKDGRTFTPITGSAKSPDLLIDGKKPVMPTFPGAAPAPTPAPGR; this comes from the coding sequence ATGGCCGACGACACCGAAACCCAGCCCGTGCCCGCCGACGAGACCGGCCGTGCCGGCGCCCTCACCGTGCGCGCCGTCCTGGCGGCGGTGATCGTGGGGGCGCTCGCGATCGGCGCGGGCCTGTACTTCACGGGCGCCTTCGAGCCGAAGAACGAGGAGAAGGCTCCGCGACTGGCCGCCGCCGGGACCACCCTGGCCCGGTCCAAGCCGGGCACGTGCCTGACCTGGGACAAGGATCCCACCACGATGGCGCCGGTCGACTGCCTGCAGCCGCACAAGTTCGAGGTCGCCGGCGCACCCGCACGCACGCTGCCGGAGAACGCACCGTACCCGACGCAGTCGGTGATCGCGGCACAGCGCGACCAACTGTGCCCGCCCGTCGTCACCGAGTACCTGGGCACCCGGCTCGACCCGAAGGGCCGGTTCCAGATGGGCCTCCTCGCGCCCGGCGAGAAGGCGTGGGAGTCGGGCGACCGGACGATGCGCTGCGGCATCCAGGTGTCGGATGCGACCGGGCAGGCGCAGGAGGTCCAGGGCAAGGTCGTGAACCAGGACAAGTCGCTGACCTGGCCGCCGGGCACCTGCATCGGCCTGGACGACCGGGGTCAGCTCACCGGGCCGGTCGCGTGCGCCCGCCCCCACGCCTTCGAGGTGACCGCCGTGATCGACATGCGCCAGGCGTTCCCCGATGCGTCGTGGCCCACCGAGCGGCAGCAGGAGGACTACCTGAGCCGGATCTGCCCCTCGCGCACGACGGGGTGGTTCGGCTCGCAGGACGGGCTGCGCAAGTCGGGCCTGCAGCTGGCGTGGAACAAGCTGTCGCAGCCGTCGTGGACCGCCGGCTCGCGATCGGTGATCTGCTTCCTCGCCTCGTCGAAGGACGGGCGGACCTTCACGCCGATCACCGGCTCCGCGAAGTCCCCCGACCTGCTCATCGACGGCAAGAAGCCCGTCATGCCCACCTTCCCCGGTGCCGCACCGGCCCCGACCCCCGCCCCGGGCCGGTAG
- a CDS encoding lysophospholipid acyltransferase family protein, producing MEPVYGTIIKVARGMWAYQGIKFTEVDFHKFPRTGGAVVAINHTGYLDFPFAGKPADEAGHRKVRFMAKQEVFDNAKTGPIMRALKHIPVDREAGGTAYAAAVEALKEGELVGVYPEATHSRSFELKDFKSGAARMAIEANVPIVPVVIWGAQQIWTKGLPKQLGRNKFRILIGVCDPLDPVGPPDELTARLKDSMQAMLLQLQDLYGPHPQGEPWVPARLGGSAPTLEEANAMDAADLEERRRAREERQADGA from the coding sequence GTGGAACCCGTCTACGGAACGATCATCAAGGTGGCCCGCGGCATGTGGGCCTATCAGGGCATCAAGTTCACCGAGGTGGACTTCCATAAGTTCCCCCGCACCGGTGGCGCCGTGGTCGCGATCAACCACACCGGCTACCTGGACTTCCCGTTCGCGGGCAAGCCCGCCGACGAGGCCGGTCACCGCAAGGTCCGCTTCATGGCGAAGCAGGAGGTCTTCGACAATGCGAAGACCGGCCCCATCATGCGGGCCCTCAAGCACATCCCCGTCGACCGCGAGGCCGGCGGCACGGCGTACGCGGCCGCCGTCGAGGCGCTCAAGGAGGGCGAGCTCGTCGGCGTCTACCCCGAGGCCACGCACAGCCGCAGCTTCGAGCTCAAGGACTTCAAGTCCGGCGCCGCGCGCATGGCCATCGAGGCGAACGTGCCGATCGTCCCCGTCGTGATCTGGGGCGCTCAGCAGATCTGGACCAAGGGCCTGCCCAAGCAGCTCGGCCGGAACAAGTTCCGCATCCTCATCGGCGTGTGCGACCCGCTCGACCCCGTCGGGCCGCCCGACGAGCTGACCGCGCGGCTCAAGGACTCGATGCAGGCCATGCTGCTGCAGCTGCAGGACCTCTACGGCCCGCACCCGCAGGGCGAGCCGTGGGTGCCCGCGCGCCTCGGCGGCTCCGCGCCCACGTTGGAGGAGGCGAACGCCATGGACGCCGCCGACCTCGAGGAGCGTCGCCGGGCCCGGGAGGAACGTCAGGCCGACGGTGCCTGA
- a CDS encoding Rieske 2Fe-2S domain-containing protein — MQVTSVGHAGFHISTAAGTILCDPWVNPAYFGSWFPFPDNTQLDWKALGDVDYLYVSHLHRDHFDAKNLAENVSKDATVLLPDYPVPDLRRELEKLGFTKFFETQDSVKHTISGPKGDLDVMIIALRAPADGPIGDSGLVVSDGETVLFNMNDARPVDMDVLDEFGGVDVHLLQYSGAIWYPMVYDMPKGSKRRFAEQKRQRGMDRARSYVDQVAGTWVVPSAGPPAFLDPELRYLNDEGRVDRETIGGDPSNIFPDQITFLEEMKKNGNDGGLLFIPGTVGDFAGKELRSLTHPVSEAEVMDIFENKTAYLDAFAARQAPVLEAEKATWAQDDGQPLLPALKAKFEPIMQASPLISDGIGYPVGLEMASPDGAVETVVLDFPQRIVREPQEGDGKYRYGFRIAAELVRTVLRDDEPDWVNTIFLSTRFTTWRIGGYNEFLYTFFKCLTDERIAYADGWFSEAHDDTASTELDGWEVQRRCPHLKADLSKFGVVDGGKLTCNLHGWQWDLESGRCLTSSGHELRAKKLT; from the coding sequence GTGCAGGTCACCAGCGTCGGGCACGCGGGTTTCCACATCTCCACCGCCGCAGGCACCATCCTGTGCGATCCGTGGGTGAACCCCGCGTACTTCGGCTCGTGGTTCCCGTTCCCCGACAACACGCAGCTGGATTGGAAGGCGCTGGGTGACGTCGACTACCTCTACGTCTCCCACCTGCACCGCGACCACTTCGACGCGAAGAACCTCGCGGAGAACGTGAGCAAGGACGCCACCGTGCTGCTGCCCGATTACCCGGTGCCGGACCTGCGGCGCGAGCTGGAGAAGCTGGGCTTCACCAAGTTCTTCGAGACGCAGGACTCGGTGAAGCACACGATCAGCGGCCCCAAGGGCGACCTGGACGTGATGATCATCGCCCTGCGCGCCCCCGCGGACGGCCCCATCGGCGACTCGGGCCTCGTCGTCTCCGACGGCGAGACGGTGCTGTTCAACATGAACGACGCCCGCCCCGTCGACATGGACGTGCTCGACGAGTTCGGCGGCGTCGACGTGCACCTGCTGCAGTACTCGGGCGCCATCTGGTACCCGATGGTCTACGACATGCCGAAGGGCTCCAAGCGCCGCTTCGCCGAGCAGAAGCGCCAGCGCGGCATGGACCGTGCCCGGAGCTACGTCGACCAGGTGGCCGGCACCTGGGTCGTGCCGTCCGCCGGCCCGCCCGCGTTCCTCGACCCCGAGCTGCGCTACCTCAACGACGAGGGCCGCGTGGACCGCGAGACGATCGGCGGCGACCCGTCGAACATCTTCCCGGACCAGATCACCTTCCTCGAGGAGATGAAGAAGAACGGCAACGACGGGGGCCTGCTGTTCATCCCCGGCACCGTCGGCGACTTCGCGGGCAAGGAGCTGCGCTCCCTCACGCACCCGGTGTCCGAGGCCGAGGTGATGGACATCTTCGAGAACAAGACCGCCTATCTCGACGCCTTCGCGGCGCGCCAGGCGCCGGTCCTCGAGGCCGAGAAGGCCACCTGGGCGCAGGACGACGGGCAGCCCCTGCTGCCCGCCCTCAAGGCCAAGTTCGAGCCGATCATGCAGGCGTCGCCCCTGATCAGCGACGGGATCGGCTACCCGGTCGGGCTGGAGATGGCCTCGCCCGACGGTGCCGTCGAGACCGTGGTGCTCGACTTCCCGCAGCGCATCGTCCGCGAGCCGCAGGAGGGCGACGGCAAGTACCGGTACGGCTTCCGCATCGCCGCGGAGCTGGTCCGCACGGTGCTGCGCGACGACGAGCCGGACTGGGTGAACACGATCTTCCTCTCGACCCGGTTCACCACCTGGCGCATCGGCGGCTACAACGAGTTCCTCTACACGTTCTTCAAGTGCCTCACCGACGAGCGCATCGCCTACGCCGACGGCTGGTTCTCCGAGGCGCACGACGACACCGCATCGACCGAGCTGGACGGCTGGGAGGTGCAGCGCCGCTGCCCGCACCTCAAGGCCGACCTGTCGAAGTTCGGCGTGGTCGACGGCGGCAAGCTGACCTGCAACCTGCACGGCTGGCAGTGGGACCTGGAATCGGGCCGCTGCCTGACCTCCAGCGGGCACGAGCTGCGTGCGAAGAAGCTGACATGA
- a CDS encoding oxygenase MpaB family protein — MINIYRLRRRTPETLDDLVTLAGLSNNAANVVMQLALPGVGHGVQESQVASGRVVDRPLKRARTTTQYLAVALYGSERDRAAYRRAVAAVHAHVHSTEKSPVRYSGNARALQLWVAACLFYYYVDQYQLLYGALDEPTLDRLTADAVTLATGVNLTAEQWPSTWAEFIAYWDSSLDDVAIAPPVRDYLEALANLGFIKEPLGPVGVVLAGLLGRPFRFFTRGTVHPRIREAMGWTWSDSEQRRLELLMRVVRVADRFYPASLLYRGHLVDLRVRLALGLDPLGRTRLDEGARAA, encoded by the coding sequence ATGATCAATATCTATCGCTTGCGGCGGCGGACGCCGGAGACTCTGGACGATCTCGTGACGCTCGCCGGGCTGTCGAACAACGCGGCCAACGTGGTGATGCAGCTGGCGCTCCCCGGCGTCGGACACGGTGTGCAGGAGAGCCAGGTGGCGTCCGGCCGGGTCGTGGACCGGCCGCTCAAGCGGGCGCGGACCACCACGCAGTACCTCGCCGTCGCGCTCTACGGCTCCGAGCGGGACCGGGCGGCGTATCGTCGGGCGGTCGCGGCGGTGCACGCGCACGTCCACTCCACCGAGAAGAGCCCGGTCCGGTACAGCGGCAACGCCCGAGCGCTACAGCTGTGGGTGGCCGCGTGCCTGTTCTACTACTACGTCGACCAGTACCAGCTGCTCTACGGCGCGCTGGACGAGCCGACCCTCGACCGGCTCACCGCCGACGCCGTCACGCTCGCCACCGGCGTGAACCTCACCGCCGAGCAGTGGCCGTCCACCTGGGCCGAGTTCATCGCCTACTGGGATTCCTCCCTCGACGACGTCGCGATCGCGCCACCCGTCCGCGACTACCTCGAGGCTCTCGCGAACCTCGGCTTCATCAAGGAGCCGCTGGGGCCCGTCGGCGTGGTGCTCGCCGGACTGCTCGGGCGACCGTTCCGCTTCTTCACCCGCGGCACCGTGCACCCGCGCATCCGCGAGGCGATGGGCTGGACCTGGTCGGATTCGGAGCAGCGCCGCCTCGAACTCCTCATGCGCGTAGTGCGGGTGGCCGACCGCTTCTACCCCGCGAGCCTGCTCTACCGCGGCCACCTCGTGGACCTGCGCGTCCGCCTCGCCCTGGGGCTCGACCCGCTCGGCCGCACCCGCCTCGACGAGGGCGCCCGCGCCGCCTGA
- a CDS encoding histidine phosphatase family protein, with product MTGLLHLVRHGQTTANVARILDTRPPGAPLTPEGVEQARRFGVERPDVAPAVLLSSVARRAQQTAAHIAAAWGVETAAIEGVHEVQAGDLEGFHDEASIAVFQDVVRRWYEGEAGAAMPGGESADDLLARYLPAVDAIRAEHLPRGDAYLVSHGAAIRLVGFHLSGVDGAYAHKHHLPNTGEIVLRPVGDAGWELVSWADAPSHLDPMG from the coding sequence ATGACGGGGCTGTTGCACCTGGTCCGGCACGGCCAGACCACGGCGAACGTCGCGCGGATCCTCGACACCCGCCCGCCCGGGGCGCCGCTCACCCCCGAGGGTGTGGAGCAGGCGCGCCGTTTCGGGGTGGAACGACCGGACGTCGCGCCCGCCGTGCTGCTCAGTTCGGTCGCGCGGCGCGCGCAGCAGACCGCGGCGCACATCGCCGCCGCGTGGGGCGTGGAGACCGCCGCGATCGAGGGAGTGCACGAGGTGCAGGCCGGCGACCTCGAGGGCTTCCACGACGAGGCGTCCATCGCGGTCTTCCAGGACGTCGTGCGGCGCTGGTACGAGGGCGAGGCGGGCGCCGCGATGCCCGGCGGCGAGAGCGCCGACGACCTGCTCGCGCGGTACCTCCCCGCCGTCGACGCGATCCGCGCCGAGCACCTCCCGCGGGGCGACGCCTACCTCGTCAGCCACGGGGCGGCCATCCGGCTCGTCGGCTTCCACCTGTCCGGGGTCGACGGTGCCTACGCGCACAAGCACCACCTGCCCAACACCGGCGAGATCGTGCTCCGGCCCGTCGGCGACGCCGGCTGGGAACTCGTGAGCTGGGCCGACGCCCCGTCGCACCTGGACCCGATGGGCTGA
- the pheA gene encoding prephenate dehydratase: MALLQCQELAARGTMTVPGLELVGAERISAPSQAAALEMVADGAADLACVPIESSVEGPVTPTVDALGFGAPLQIFAETDLAVAFSVAATVPLSEARTVGAYPVAAAQVRAWLAVNMPQAQVVPAASNAAAALDVAEGRVDAGVTTALAARRYGVPEAATGVADVADARTRFVLCGRPGPAPERTGSDCTAVMLDVPSRPGSLALAMAEFALRGVDLTRIESRPKRTVFGSYVFHFDCVGHIDDPAVGEALRALHRVCDEVRFLGSWPRPGGPGTAPVDPGDSESWFDGLRRGER; the protein is encoded by the coding sequence ATGGCGCTGCTCCAGTGCCAGGAGCTCGCCGCACGCGGCACGATGACGGTGCCGGGGCTCGAACTGGTCGGTGCCGAGCGGATCAGCGCCCCGAGTCAGGCGGCCGCCCTCGAGATGGTTGCCGACGGTGCCGCCGACCTCGCGTGCGTGCCCATCGAGTCGTCCGTCGAGGGGCCGGTGACGCCGACCGTCGACGCGCTCGGTTTCGGTGCGCCACTGCAGATCTTCGCCGAGACCGACCTCGCCGTCGCGTTCTCCGTCGCCGCCACGGTGCCACTGTCCGAGGCGCGGACGGTGGGCGCGTACCCGGTGGCGGCGGCGCAGGTCAGGGCGTGGCTCGCCGTGAACATGCCGCAGGCGCAGGTGGTTCCGGCCGCATCGAACGCGGCCGCGGCACTCGACGTGGCGGAGGGCCGGGTCGATGCGGGCGTCACGACGGCGCTCGCCGCGCGCAGGTACGGCGTGCCCGAGGCGGCCACGGGCGTCGCCGACGTCGCCGATGCCCGCACCCGGTTCGTGTTGTGCGGCAGGCCCGGGCCGGCACCCGAACGCACCGGTAGCGACTGCACGGCCGTGATGCTGGACGTGCCCAGCCGGCCCGGATCGCTGGCCCTGGCGATGGCCGAGTTCGCTCTCCGCGGTGTCGATCTCACCCGCATCGAGTCCCGCCCGAAGCGAACGGTGTTCGGCAGCTACGTCTTCCATTTCGACTGCGTGGGCCACATCGACGACCCCGCGGTGGGGGAGGCGCTGCGCGCGCTGCACCGTGTGTGCGACGAGGTCCGCTTCCTCGGCTCCTGGCCCCGACCCGGCGGGCCCGGCACGGCCCCCGTCGACCCGGGGGACTCCGAGTCGTGGTTCGACGGCCTGCGCAGGGGGGAGCGATGA
- a CDS encoding metallopeptidase family protein, with protein MHVSRRAFQEWVSDALDDVPPELAKAMDNVVVLVRDRNEDEPTLLGLYEGISLTERDWNYVGTLPDTITIYREALMDICDTEEQLRHEIRVTVLHEIGHHFGIDDHRLHDLGWA; from the coding sequence GTGCACGTCTCCCGCCGCGCGTTCCAGGAGTGGGTGTCGGACGCGCTCGACGACGTCCCGCCCGAGCTCGCGAAGGCGATGGACAACGTGGTCGTGCTGGTGCGCGACCGCAACGAGGACGAGCCGACGCTGCTCGGCCTGTACGAGGGCATCTCGTTGACCGAGCGCGACTGGAACTACGTGGGCACGCTGCCCGACACCATCACCATCTACCGCGAGGCCCTGATGGACATCTGCGACACCGAGGAGCAGCTCCGCCACGAGATCCGGGTGACCGTGCTGCACGAGATCGGCCATCATTTCGGTATCGACGACCACCGTTTGCACGACCTGGGCTGGGCCTGA
- a CDS encoding HAD family hydrolase produces the protein MLVASDVDGTLVDDHERLTLRTHVAVNAVRDAGGHFVLATGRPPRAVDPIATQLDFAPLAVCANGAVLYDTGSGRVVSASLMSPELLETVAEIVYRHLPGAGFAAERVAQGEHDAATPRFAASTGYQHAWLEPDTVTAADAEVLAHPAVKLLVRQPGMTSDEMHARVAPHLQGLADVTYATNNGLIEFHVPGVTKATGIQLAIDHLGLTGDLRTAAFGDMPNDAAMLRWASTGVAMGNAHPLARGAADVVTATNLDDGVARVLERWF, from the coding sequence ATCCTGGTCGCGAGCGACGTCGACGGCACGCTCGTCGACGACCACGAGCGCCTGACACTGCGCACGCATGTCGCGGTGAACGCGGTGCGCGACGCCGGCGGCCACTTCGTGCTGGCCACCGGCCGCCCGCCGCGGGCCGTCGACCCGATCGCCACGCAGCTCGACTTCGCGCCGCTCGCCGTGTGCGCGAACGGCGCCGTGCTCTACGACACCGGTTCGGGCCGGGTGGTCTCGGCGTCGCTGATGTCGCCGGAGCTGCTGGAGACCGTCGCCGAGATCGTCTACCGGCACCTGCCGGGCGCCGGCTTCGCGGCCGAGCGGGTGGCGCAGGGCGAGCACGATGCCGCGACGCCGCGGTTCGCCGCATCCACCGGGTACCAGCACGCGTGGCTCGAGCCCGACACGGTGACCGCGGCCGACGCCGAGGTGCTCGCGCATCCCGCCGTGAAGCTACTGGTCCGGCAGCCGGGCATGACCTCCGACGAGATGCACGCGCGCGTCGCCCCGCATCTGCAGGGGCTCGCCGACGTCACCTACGCCACCAACAACGGGCTCATCGAGTTCCACGTCCCGGGGGTCACGAAGGCCACCGGCATCCAGCTGGCGATCGACCACCTCGGCCTCACCGGTGACCTCCGCACCGCCGCCTTCGGCGACATGCCGAACGACGCCGCGATGCTGCGCTGGGCGAGCACCGGCGTGGCCATGGGCAACGCCCACCCGCTGGCCCGTGGCGCCGCCGACGTCGTCACCGCGACCAACCTCGACGACGGTGTCGCCCGGGTGCTGGAGCGCTGGTTCTAG
- the serS gene encoding serine--tRNA ligase: protein MIDVKLVRENPDRVRASQRARGEDPSLVDALLSADADRRAAVLAADTLRAEHKASSKSIGKASKEERPALVAAASELAARVKEAEAAQTRADEVFDEVARKIGNVIIDGVPAGGEDDFVVLEHVGEIPEIENPKDHLELAEGLGLLDMERGAKVSGSRFYFMTGYGALFQMALLQLAVQKAVANGFTLMIPPVLVKPEVMGGTGFLGAHADEIYRLEADDLYLVGTSEVPLAGYHMDEILDLSDGPVRYAAQSSCFRREAGSYGKDTRGIIRVHQFDKIEMFVYCKPEDAEAEHQRLLDWEKEMLAAVEVPYRVIDVAAGDLGSSAARKYDSEAWVPSQGRYRELTSTSNCTTFQARRLGIRYRDEDGRPQIAATLNGTLATTRWLVAIWENHQQPDGSVRVPAALQPFIGTDVLRP from the coding sequence GTGATCGACGTCAAGCTGGTACGCGAGAACCCGGACCGTGTGCGCGCCTCGCAGCGCGCCCGTGGAGAGGACCCGTCGCTGGTCGACGCCCTACTGTCCGCGGACGCGGACCGTCGGGCCGCGGTCCTGGCGGCGGACACCCTCCGGGCCGAGCACAAGGCATCGTCGAAGTCGATCGGCAAGGCCTCGAAGGAGGAGCGCCCCGCCCTGGTGGCCGCCGCGAGCGAGCTGGCTGCGCGCGTGAAGGAGGCCGAGGCGGCGCAGACCCGCGCCGACGAGGTCTTCGACGAAGTGGCGCGGAAGATCGGCAACGTCATCATCGACGGGGTGCCCGCCGGCGGCGAGGACGATTTCGTGGTGCTCGAGCACGTGGGCGAGATCCCCGAGATCGAGAACCCCAAGGACCACCTCGAGCTGGCGGAGGGGCTGGGCCTGCTCGACATGGAGCGCGGTGCCAAAGTCTCGGGCTCGCGGTTCTACTTCATGACGGGATACGGCGCGCTGTTCCAGATGGCGCTGCTGCAGCTCGCGGTGCAGAAGGCCGTCGCCAACGGTTTCACGCTGATGATCCCTCCCGTGCTGGTCAAGCCGGAGGTCATGGGCGGCACCGGATTCCTGGGCGCGCACGCCGACGAGATCTACCGCCTCGAGGCCGACGACCTCTACCTGGTGGGCACTTCCGAGGTGCCCCTGGCCGGGTACCACATGGACGAGATCCTCGACCTCTCCGACGGTCCCGTGCGGTACGCCGCGCAGTCGAGTTGCTTCCGCCGCGAGGCCGGCTCGTACGGCAAGGACACGCGCGGCATCATCCGCGTGCACCAGTTCGACAAGATCGAGATGTTCGTCTACTGCAAGCCGGAGGACGCGGAGGCCGAGCACCAGCGCCTGCTGGACTGGGAGAAGGAGATGCTCGCGGCCGTCGAGGTGCCCTACCGGGTGATCGACGTGGCGGCGGGCGACCTGGGCAGCTCCGCGGCACGCAAGTACGACAGCGAGGCGTGGGTGCCGTCGCAGGGCCGCTACCGCGAGCTCACGTCGACGTCGAACTGCACCACGTTCCAGGCGCGGCGCCTGGGCATCCGGTACCGCGACGAGGACGGGCGCCCGCAGATCGCAGCCACCCTCAACGGCACGCTCGCGACCACGCGCTGGCTCGTCGCGATCTGGGAGAACCACCAGCAGCCCGACGGCTCCGTCCGCGTCCCCGCGGCGCTGCAGCCGTTCATCGGGACGGACGTGCTGCGGCCCTGA